DNA from Vitis vinifera cultivar Pinot Noir 40024 chromosome 19, ASM3070453v1:
TACGTTTCTCCGGACAGGTCCTACCCAACCCACCAAAGGTATGTATGCTGGCTGCAGAAACTTACAtatgtcaaatattttttttatctgagTATTAATTGAGGAATTGGGTTTGGTTTTTTCAGGCTGTTCGGTGGATTTGACGACATATACTGTCTATTCATGGGGAGTTTGAACAACCTGTGCACACTGAATAGGCAATATGGGCTGTCGAAGGGGAGCAATGAAGCCATGCTCGTGATTGAAGCGTATAGGACCCTGAGGGACAGGGGCCCATACCCAGCTGATCAGGTGGTGAAGGATCTTGAAGGAAGCTTTGCCTTTGTCGTCTATGACAGCAAAGCTGGGACTGTATTTACTGCTCTGGTAAACATCATCTCTTTCATTAATTCCCCTTCCCCATCTTAAACTACTTGATGCCATTGATAAGTAATCTGTGTGTTTGTGAAATGGTTGGCACTTGGCAGGGCTCTGATGGAGGAGTGAAGCTGTTCTGGGGGGTTGCAGCTGACGGATCTGTTGTGATCTCCGATGACTTGGGGGTCATAAAAGCAGGCTGTGCCAAATCTTTTGCTCCTTTCCCAACAGGTGAGTCTAAATATAGCTGAATGAATGCTTGAACATATCTTGCAATATTAAAGGAGTAATTAATATTAAAGGCTGATGGGTGTTGATGTTGGGGGGTGGTTTTTGGTTAGGGTGCATGTTCCACAGCGATGGAGGGTTGATGAGCTTCGAGCATCCAATGAACAAGATGAAGGCAATGCCCAGAATAGACAGTGAAGGGGTGATGTGTGGAGCCAACTTCAAGGTTGATGTCTACTCCAGGATCAACTCCATGCCTCGTGTTGGAAGTGAAGTCAATTGGTCTAATTGGGAGGATTACCATTAAACCCGCCTGCTCTTTCCTGCTCATGGTCTGATCTTCATCAACAACATCCATCCCAACCAGCTTCCtagctttctttctttttatgattTGATATCCTGAATGTTCCTCCTTTCCTAGTTGGGATTTCATAGAATAAATGTCGCAAGAGTAATGATATTTCACTACTCTTTGAACTAATGAATCCAAAGTTGGGGGAGAGGGAAGAGAGATCATTATTATCCCAAACACAAGGAAAAGGGATCAGGGGTATGCACTTGATACGATTGAGCCTTGAAAAGACAAATCCTGCTCTCTCTGAACAAACCAAACTTGGTTGTTTTAGCTTTGGAATATGTCAATGTCATTTGAATATTCATCCTAAACATATTAGGATGGGCAATATTTTAGTAGTTTTCGGAATTCCTCCTCGTTTCCTCCATCTAGTTCAATAAAATGAATGTGAATACGATTTGAAGAGGGGATATGTCATTGTTgttattacatttatttttatcatggGGTCATTTCACATAtttcaagatttaaaaaaattagtgtgattatcttatgtttttaaaaattatttacaatttaaaaaaatgaccttttttaattttttaaaataagttttaattttttattttatattttgtcatATCCTAtacatatttattatataaagtatatatatatatatatatatatatatatatatattaaaaatttgatgaataaaattataagattaACGTTTGTAGGAGAGGTGTTGTCTTAAGTTTAGGAAAAAGATATATTCAAACCTTATGGCGCTTTTAATttgtcaataaatttttttaaacgaCATTTTTGGGGTttaaatcttgattttgattctaaTATTACTTATTGATTAAATATTTAtctgaattaaaattataaaatctattataaggattttttttaaaaaaaaattaattggatGTGAGCAACTAATAAATTGTAAGGTTAatttgtagggaattaaactgAATTccctgtgagaaacaaaaaatagagaaaacacacgtcaaagaaaaataatcacaCATACAagataatatttacatggttCGGTAATTTGCCTACATTCACGGAGTTGCAAGGATATCATTATTATCAGGGAATAATACAAAGTACAacccctgcaactccgtgggaattttcactgaaggtggagtcgattgctctttcgtggtgatatgatacaaaaaagtttgtgtcatggagagattgaagattaacttcatggaatttggtccaaggtggagattgttaggaagtgtcccaaattcctaattagtatagattatttttttgtaaaaaatattatatagaatatttgtaggttgatatattattgcaatattagacttccttatagaataaggaaggttgttggaaatatctctataaatattccaggtcatgaggggaaaaaatcATGAGATGGAGATGACCCTGTatagactatacgaggtggatagagatgtgaggaagaacagGAGGTATCCGGTGGAACGAGAGAGGGCTCGTAATAAGGTATgaatacaaggagtggggaaacatgaggatgtttcgggaacccaatagttgtatttaGCTCTTTcctctataatattctctattgtatagtggaatcgTTCTTTCTCATCTGTGgatgtaggcatggttggccgaatcactttaaaacctcgtgtaccatatgtgtgattgttttatctttttgtgTTCTTAAACTAACATTATTGACATTAAAGCTTTCGTTGGTGCAACAacagataaaacaatcacacatatggtacacgaggttttaatgTAGTTCAGTCAACTATGCCTACGTTCACAGATGAGAGAAAACGAtttcactatacaatagagaatattatagaggacagaaccagatacaactattgggttcccgaaacatcccatgtttccccacttcTTGTATCCATatcttactacgagccctctccaccaggtacctcccattcttcctcacatctctatccacctcgtatagtctttACAGGCTCATCTCCATCTCATGACTTTTTCTCCTCATGACCtggaatatttatagagatatttccaacaaacttccttattctataaggaagtataatattacaataatatatcaacctagaaatactttatataatattctttacaaaaaaggaatttatactaattaggaatttgggacacttcctaacataattttgcttatttttcCTATAGTTTGGATTAAATATACTTAAGGCAAAAATTTCCTTGAAGGGAAGGAgaatgaaattaatcaatgaGAAGTATAAAGAAGGTTTTTGATAAGATTTTATATTAATGGAGGTGAGATGAATTTAATCCAAATTTCATAAATgaggtaaatgaaattaattataaagaCGCGTTTGTCTAGCTCCAAATTCGAACCCAAACTAGAATGGGGTTAATGATGTCCTCAACCCAATTATTCAAATCCTATCCATGGATAAAGTCGCCCAAATCCACTCAAGGATAGCGTCGAACCGACTCAATCTGGCGCACTGCAGCTGCTAGCCTGCTCTTCTGTCTTCACCCACGACTGACTACCCACCAAAATTTGGAGTGCTCAGAGGGATGGCAGACAGATTCTTCCCAAACGAAATGCCGGAGACGGCAGTGGAAGCGGAGGAAACAAGCGCTCAAAACAGTGGAGACTCTCTGATAAAGCTCCTCTCTTTTCCATACGAAACTCTCTCCCAACAATTCGAGCGAGCTGCTTTGGATGTCAAAGACGCTGTACACGCCTCTTTCTGAACTTTTTGATCTGGGTCTTGGGTATTTTTGGGGATGGATTGGGACACAATAGAAGTGAATGTATTTTGTGTTGTGGTGGCTGGTGGTCATGTTTCAGGTTGTCAGGGAGACATGGGCGCTTGCTGGAAAACGCGTACAGGACTATGCTTTGTATACTGGGGCTCTTGGGACTGCGTTTTTGCTCTTCAAGGCCTATCAGATTACTAACAACAGGGATGATCTTAATGTTTGTTCCGAGATTGTCAAGGCTTGTGATTCTGCTTCCGCCACCTCTGGGTACCTCttcttttttcccctcttttccCTATGTGTGTGTCTGTGTTTCTGCTCCTTAAATCGGTTGGAATTTTACACTGGATTAGTAGTTTACTCATTCCTTTCTATCTGTTTCTGCGGATTTCTCCTTGCCCCATCCATACTGTATTGGATACTAAGAATTTCCTGGGAGCAAAGGAGCTGGTGTGGAAAGGACGATCCTGGAGGGATATTCCTAAGACACCTACTTGTATTGATCAAACTCTGGCACATTGATTTAAAGGGAGAAGATAGAAAGACTGGCTCAATTGGGGTGGGTTATAGTATTGGGAATTTGTCAAAGTGGATTTTGTTTTGTACCCATTTTTTGGGTTTCATCCAGGTATTCCatcaatgaaaaagaaaaaattagctCCACCACTTTGGCGTTAAGACCTGCATGATCAATTAAATTGGTTGAAATTCTGCTGTTAATCGTGGAACCAACCTACCTTGCCCACCATGGAAAATATGAATGTATTCAACTACTGTTCGTAATTCATATGGgagattgtttaaaaaaaatggttgggATCATGCACCCACTATCAGGTTCTATCCTGGTTTGCCTGAAAGTGGATATTTAGCAACTTAGCTTAACTTAATTTGCATTTTTAATGTATGGGGTTGCAGGCGTGTGACATTCATATGTGGGCAAGCTGGTGTTTATGCTATTGGTGCTGTTGCGGCTAAGCATGCTGGGGATGAAAGATTGCTTGGTCGCTACTTAACTCAATTTAAAGAGGTACTTTGATTGTATGTTTTTACAACTATGACGATGATTCCAATAATCCTAACCTGCTATAATActccaaaattaaaaagataaaatttaatttttatgtttgttgGCATTGATTATTTTTATCTGTCCATTAatcaattctttttctttttgagcgCAGATTAAGCTTCCTAAGGATTTGCCAAATGAGTTACTATATGGGCGAGGAGGGTTCTTATGGGCATGCTCATTCTTAAATAAGCATATTGGTAAAGACACAATATCTTCTGCTCGCATGGTAAGATCTACCattctttcatttcattttgcCTCAATCCTTCTCGAATAAGAGGGTTAAATGAATTCTTGTTGGGTTGACATTAAATACAGAGAGCTTCTGTGAAGGAAATTATCAAGTCGGGTAGAGAAATGGCAAAAAGGGAAAGATGCCCATTGATGTATGAATGGCACGGGAAGAAGTATTGGGGTGCTGCCCATGGGTTAGCGGGggttatgcatgttttgatgcACATGGAACTGAAACCAGACGAGGTGGAGGATGTCAAGGGTACCTTGCGTTATATGATCAAGAACCGTTTCCCCAGTGGGAATTATCCTTCAAGTGAAGGAAGTGAATCTGACCGCCTTGTGCATTGGTGTCATGGTGCTCCTGGTGTTGCTCTTACCCTTTTGAAAGCAGCTGAGGTACTCTTTCTCAGGGATACTTCTCCTACAAACTAGTTTAGACAACTTAAGGAAATAAAGGTTAAcagtattattttcatttgtgcACAAGGATTGACATTCTAATTTGGTATAGTAGAATATCGGACAAAAGATCCACAAGTGATTCTAGAAATTTCCAGTAACTCCTGTTTGGAGCCCAAGAAAGGAACTATTATTTTGGTGTAAGTACTACTAAAGCATTGCACAGTATCATGTGAATAGGAAATTCATAGCCATTAGCCAGCCTATGATCTTGTTGTGTCAAGTGGACACCCAGGAAAGTGTAACTTCTCTGCAACTGTGTTCTAATCTTATTCTGCTCAAAGACCAAGCATGAAATTTGTGGGGTTCTCTGATTCTGTTTCCTGATGCATATGCTATTCTTTAATACCAAAATATGTCAATAATCTACTCTTATTATATAGAAGGATGATTATTCTTAAGGTTTTGCAAGTCTGTCACAACTATCTTAAGAACATTAATGATCAGGTTTTTGGAGACAAGGAGTTTCTGCAAGCAGCTGTGGATGCAGGGGAGGTGGTATGGAACAGAGGCCTGCTTAAGCGAGTTGGGATTTGTCATGGCATCAGTGGGAATACCTATGTGTTTCTTTCACTCTACAGACTGACTGGTAATGTGGAGTTCTTGTACAGGGCCAAAGCATTTGCTTGTTTTTTACTCGACAGGGCCCAAAGGCTTATATCAGAGGGGAAGATGCATGGAGGTGATCGCCCTTATTCACTATTTGAAGGCATTGGAGGAATGACTTATCTGTTTCTGGACATGATCGAACCATCTGAGGCCAGGTTCCCAGGTTATGAACTTTAGGTTGCTTTCTACAGGACAAATAGGGGAGACCACGGGTATGATTATCACTTCTGTATGTTGAGTCTCAGAGCTTCTGTAAATAATATATGAAGTCTTAAAACTTTTGCAAATATATGAACTGAACATATTTCAGTTTTGTCTCGAGTTCTTGTGCATTGGTGGAGAAACATGATCTACTCTTCATTTGACAAGTATATCTCAAACCCttcttttattgaaaaatggtagctTTGTGCTTAATGATGTGCACCCTCTTGAAAAGACGATGAGGGTTGGTTGCATGAAGCTCTTATATATGAATGCACTCGATCATCTTCTTGTCTCTGTTGtaaaaaatggagatgaaaGAATCAAAATCGTTTTCAATTATTGGTTTCTCTTATTGCAGTGATGTGATATGTTTCCATGTAGTCTCCATCCTTGTCGACTACATCATACTTTCTCTGCTGTTTTGAGTTTTTATTGGTTCATTTATAGTTGATGGTTGCAAGTGTGCCATCATGACAACTTGTGGATTTGATGAGTTGAGGGGAAAGTGGGCACTGGCATAGAAATGTGTTTTATGGGAACTAATGAGGGACAATTATTGAGGACAATGGGACCAAAGCCACAATGGATGGAGCAAATGAAGGGGGCGACTATCAAAAATACACTTTGGAGCACTAGTGCGGTGGATCCTTCCACAGACTCTGTTATGTTGAAACATTCTACTCTTGCTAAATCAgaatttttgtgtttatttattttcttgttcttcAATTTATTGAGTCCACGTATCAAAGAAGACCGCAGATCAGCTGGAAGTCGGGTATTACTCAACTTCAGGTACATGTTGACTTgtccaactcttcaaattgataaatggtagtttttttcatttatactttcattcgttcatgtacaaagtatatatagagggtaattaccattctaagaatgggaaagaatgatacaaggaaataatgatataagaaaataacaactaatatcctaatatctcaactttcctaatatctcaatattcataatatctcaactttcttaatatctaaacattcctaatatctcaacactaaatgatataaggaaagaatgatataaggaaaacattcctaatatctcaacactccccctcaagttggtgcatatatgtcacacatgcccaacttgtctaaaaattttgagaacacttgacttgagacagctttggtaagaatatcggccaattgatcttctgatcgaatcttaggcaattccacaatcttatcatccaacttttccttaatgaagaatctatccacctcgacatgctttgtacgatcatgatgtactggattatgagcaatgtcacatgcggctttattgtcacaaaacaatcggattgattgcctagataggtaacctaaatcctgtaagaggagtcttagccataatgcctcacaaagtcctagagtcatacctctaaattccgcttctgcacttgaacgagcgacgacattctgcttcttacttttccatgtcacaagattaccacctacaaaggtaaagtaaccagatgtagatcgcctatcatccactgcaccggcccaatgAGCATcaatatatacttctatactctgatgatcaacatttttagcgaacaaaattcccttcccaggagcattcttcaaatacctcaaaatacgcatgactgcattcatatg
Protein-coding regions in this window:
- the LOC100245111 gene encoding stem-specific protein TSJT1, which produces MLAIFHKAFAHPPEELNSPASRDGSRKPKLPEETLREFLSAHPANTFSMSFGTAAALAYVSPDRSYPTHQRLFGGFDDIYCLFMGSLNNLCTLNRQYGLSKGSNEAMLVIEAYRTLRDRGPYPADQVVKDLEGSFAFVVYDSKAGTVFTALGSDGGVKLFWGVAADGSVVISDDLGVIKAGCAKSFAPFPTGCMFHSDGGLMSFEHPMNKMKAMPRIDSEGVMCGANFKVDVYSRINSMPRVGSEVNWSNWEDYH
- the LOC100250470 gene encoding lanC-like protein GCR2 is translated as MADRFFPNEMPETAVEAEETSAQNSGDSLIKLLSFPYETLSQQFERAALDVKDAVVRETWALAGKRVQDYALYTGALGTAFLLFKAYQITNNRDDLNVCSEIVKACDSASATSGRVTFICGQAGVYAIGAVAAKHAGDERLLGRYLTQFKEIKLPKDLPNELLYGRGGFLWACSFLNKHIGKDTISSARMRASVKEIIKSGREMAKRERCPLMYEWHGKKYWGAAHGLAGVMHVLMHMELKPDEVEDVKGTLRYMIKNRFPSGNYPSSEGSESDRLVHWCHGAPGVALTLLKAAEVFGDKEFLQAAVDAGEVVWNRGLLKRVGICHGISGNTYVFLSLYRLTGNVEFLYRAKAFACFLLDRAQRLISEGKMHGGDRPYSLFEGIGGMTYLFLDMIEPSEARFPGYEL